A region of Propionispora hippei DSM 15287 DNA encodes the following proteins:
- a CDS encoding Lrp/AsnC family transcriptional regulator: MDVLDVRLLKLLQVDGRMTVSQLSQELALSRPSVSERLHRLQEQGVIAGFTARVTPAAVGRTILLFIQVSQLRMNPHEFEKFIEDQPYILECHRVTGTVSYFIKAAVANMNSLQQLVDRLIALGTVNTSIVLSSPISHRIVLPEGN; the protein is encoded by the coding sequence ATGGATGTTTTAGATGTTCGTCTGTTGAAACTTTTGCAGGTGGATGGGCGCATGACGGTCAGTCAATTGTCACAGGAGCTGGCCTTGAGCCGCCCCAGCGTCTCAGAGCGGCTGCACCGCCTGCAGGAACAGGGCGTCATCGCCGGCTTTACCGCCCGGGTTACTCCGGCTGCCGTAGGGCGTACCATTCTTTTGTTTATTCAGGTCAGCCAGCTCCGCATGAATCCCCACGAATTTGAGAAATTCATTGAAGACCAGCCCTACATCCTGGAATGCCACCGGGTAACCGGCACCGTCAGTTATTTCATCAAGGCGGCCGTAGCTAACATGAACAGCCTGCAGCAATTGGTCGACCGCCTGATTGCCCTAGGCACCGTTAACACTTCCATTGTACTGTCGTCACCTATTTCTCACCGCATTGTCCTGCCGGAAGGCAATTAG